Within Amycolatopsis sp. FDAARGOS 1241, the genomic segment GCACGGCGTCCAGCCGCGCGGTGAGCGCCCGGACCCGGTCCACGGCGAGCTCCGGCACGCCGAGGGCGTCACCGAGAATCGTGACGCAGCCGAGCACGTCGGTGAGCCGGCGCGGCTCGAGGCTCAGCACCTTCGTCCCGGTGTCCAGCAGCCGCACGGCCTCGGCCACCCGCGTGTAGGACACGGCGCAGACCTCGCACAGGTCCTGCGTCAGCACGAGGTCCGGCGCCAGCTCCGCCAGGCGTGCGGTGTCCACGGAATACAGCGACGAACCGCTGTGCGCCGAACCGCCGACGGCGGAGGAGATCTCGCGGCTCGTGAGCACCGCGTCGTCCACCTCGGCCGCGGTCACGACCGGCACCGCCTCGACACCCGGCGGCCAATCGCACTCGTGAGTCCGCCCGACCAGATCACCGAGCCGCCCCAGCTCTGCGACCAGGTCGGTCGCGGCAGGCAGC encodes:
- a CDS encoding cobalamin-binding protein, with product MRIVSLLPAATDLVAELGRLGDLVGRTHECDWPPGVEAVPVVTAAEVDDAVLTSREISSAVGGSAHSGSSLYSVDTARLAELAPDLVLTQDLCEVCAVSYTRVAEAVRLLDTGTKVLSLEPRRLTDVLGCVTILGDALGVPELAVDRVRALTARLDAVRARVAGRPRPRVVALEWLDPLWPAGHWVPEQITAAGGDPLLADPGEHTRPIPWETVRAARPDVLLVLPCGFSPDRTAAEFGVLTALPGWVDLPAVRAGAVWLLDGPAYFNRPGPRVVRGAEVLAHVLHGVEADPPLTSGEARLA